A stretch of the Mobula hypostoma chromosome 19, sMobHyp1.1, whole genome shotgun sequence genome encodes the following:
- the LOC134358682 gene encoding inositol 1,4,5-trisphosphate receptor-interacting protein, protein MPAPIITVWLLVSAIMSKQPPPPRGEALSRMEERAATLQAQKLRLEQELAEAEAAVAEEPQAESDDSWGSWGAYPLAGLLLLLLALWGCGLVGCPRALRLLVGGEEDPESGELPPLASLPDLQALACFYEQSVRLPVDEVSRTREMVEGFADDLLEAVRSVCDRELDMELQESVGVGSLYENWRLDRPLACDLLVPFSPPEPYRFQAKLMLAAGPEFLARGAVRVLGPEPGACRCGDTQLARDMLCLVHGEQGPAANQELLWAPTAPYLSRGPVMRWFQAALTKAWARISHKYDFELGFQELERPGSLRIRFRSGKVVLFNLCPVVQYDGSDMYLTLAWDPPGGQAGRRPDRDTVWELSSAVYEKRFLNWVAKRLPPSPCHLACLQIAAFLHQKQIRLSGPGGLCRYHLKTALLHLLARLPPAAWHRSCLPARLRDLLELLQQALRHGRLDHFILGSGSALPELNIPAGLRAAQQPNLLAGLVARRQLLAQARHMLAEMQRNATVLVREYGPPEPQTSRASS, encoded by the coding sequence ATGCCAGCCCCGATTATCACCGTGTGGCTGCTGGTGAGCGCCATCATGAGCAAACAGCCGCCGCCCCCGCGGGGGGAGGCCCTCAGCCGGATGGAGGAGCGGGCGGCGACGTTACAAGCTCAGAAGCTGCggctggagcaggagctggctgAGGCGGAGGCGGCGGTTGCCGAGGAGCCGCAGGCCGAGAGTGACGACAGCTGGGGGTCGTGGGGAGCCTACCCCCTCGCCGGTTTACTCCTCCTCCTGCTGGCGCTGTGGGGCTGCGGGCTGGTCGGCTGCCCGCGTGCCCTGCGGCTGctggtgggtggggaggaggacCCGGAGAGCGGGGAGCTGCCGCCTCTCGCCTCGCTGCCCGACCTTCAGGCCCTGGCCTGCTTCTATGAGCAGAGCGTGCGGCTGCCGGTGGACGAGGTGTCACGGACCAGGGAGATGGTGGAAGGTTTTGCCGACGACCTGCTGGAGGCCGTGCGGAGCGTGTGCGACCGCGAGCTTGACATGGAGCTGCAGGAGAGTGTCGGCGTCGGGAGTCTGTACGAGAACTGGCGTCTGGACAGGCCGCTAGCCTGTGACCTGCTGGTGCCCTTCAGCCCGCCTGAGCCCTACCGTTTCCAGGCCAAGTTGATGCTGGCGGCGGGGCCCGAGTTCCTGGCCCGTGGCGCCGTTCGCGTCTTGGGCCCGGAGCCCGGCGCCTGTCGCTGCGGTGACACCCAGCTGGCCCGCGACATGCTGTGCCTGGTGCATGGAGAGCAGGGCCCGGCCGCCAACCAAGAGCTGCTGTGGGCTCCCACTGCCCCCTATCTGTCCAGAGGCCCGGTGATGCGGTGGTTCCAGGCTGCCCTCACCAAGGCCTGGGCCAGGATCTCACACAAGTATGACTTTGAGCTGGGATTCCAGGAGCTGGAACGCCCCGGCTCCCTGCGGATCCGCTTCCGCTCTGGCAAAGTCGTGCTGTTCAACCTCTGCCCCGTGGTGCAGTACGACGGCTCCGACATGTACCTGACACTGGCCTGGGACCCACCCGGGGGGCAGGCAGGCCGCAGGCCCGACCGCGACACCGTCTGGGAGCTCAGCTCGGCCGTCTACGAGAAGAGGTTCCTGAACTGGGTGGCCAAGCGGCTGCCGCCCAGCCCCTGCCACCTGGCCTGCCTGCAGATCGCCGCCTTCCTGCACCAGAAGCAGATCCGGCTGAGCGGCCCAGGCGGCCTGTGCCGTTACCACCTGAAGACCGCTCTGCTCCACCTGCTGGCCCGCTTGCCACCCGCCGCCTGGCACCGCTCCTGCCTGCCCGCCCGGCTCCGGGACCTGCTGGAGCTGCTGCAGCAGGCACTGCGCCACGGCCGCCTCGACCACTTCATCCTGGGCAGCGGCTCCGCCCTGCCCGAGCTCAACATCCCAGCGGGCCTGCGCGCGGCCCAGCAGCCCAACCTGCTGGCCGGCCTGGTGGCACGGAGGCAGCTGCTGGCCCAGGCCAGGCACATGCTGGCCGAGATGCAGCGGAACGCCACAGTGCTGGTGCGGGAGTACGGCCCGCCCGAGCCACAGACCAGCCGCGCTTCCAGCTAG
- the LOC134358861 gene encoding glutathione S-transferase omega-1-like has protein sequence MKAACSMSAKALAKGSPAPGPVPEGMIRLYSMKYCPFSQRTRLVLEAKGIKYETININLMNKPDWFFEKNPLGLVPVLETDVKQLIYESAITCVFLDECYPGRQLLPTDPYGKAKQSMLLEHFRTFLGCIYKITAAKGKSEDTSALEEELRAQLSQLEQRLAESKTLFFGGDNVTMVDYMLWPWFERLEAFSLSEFLDRTPALRNWTQAMMEDPAVKATANDAAAHRGFYKLYSQRSLEACDYTP, from the exons ATGAAAGCAGCCTGCAGCATGTCCGCGAAAGCACTGGCCAAAG GATCCCCCGCCCCTGGGCCTGTGCCTGAGGGAATGATTCGTCTCTACAGCATGAAGTACTGTCCTTTCTCACAGCGCACTCGCCTGGTGCTGGAGGCCAAGGGAATCAA GTACGAAACCATCAATATCAATCTGATGAACAAGCCAGACTGGTTCTTCGAGAAGAACCCTCTCGGCCTGGTGCCAGTGTTGGAGACCGATGTGAAACAGCTGATCTACGAGTCTGCAATCACCTGTGTGTTTCTGGATGAGTGTTACCCCGGGAGACAGCTGCTGCCCACAGATCCCTACGGGAAGGCCAAACAGAGCATGCTGTTGGAACACTTCCGTACG TTCCTAGGTTGCATCTACAAGATCACTGCGGCTAAAGGAAAATCCGAAGATACGTCCGCACTGGAGGAAGAACTGCGGGCTCAACTCAGCCAGTTAGAACAG CGTTTGGCTGAGTCGAAGACCCTGTTCTTTGGAGGTGACAATGTGACCATGGTTGACTACATGCTGTGGCCCTGGTTCGAGCGACTGGAAGCCTTCTCCTTGAGCGA GTTTCTGGATCGCACCCCAGCACTCAGGAACTGGACACAGGCCATGATGGAAGATCCTGCTGTCAAGGCAACAGCCAATGATGCTGCAGCCCACAGAGGCTTCTACAAGCTGTACAGCCAGCGGAGCCTGGAGGCTTGTGATTACACTCCCTGA